The DNA segment ccacgactcttctttccatagctcgttgcgtcgtcctcaatttgagtagcacccttttcgtaagcctccaggtttctgccccgtaggtgagtactggtaagacacagctgttctacgcttttctcttgagggataatggcaacctgctgttcttggTCTGAGAATTCCTACCAagcacaccccagcccattcttattcttctgattatttcagactcatgatccggatccacgatcactgcctgccctaagtatatgtattccctcaccatttccagtgtctcgctacctattgtgaactgctgttctcttccgagactgttaaacatagctttagttttctgcagattaatttttagactcaccgtATTGCtctgcctgtccaggtcagtgagcatgcattgcaattcgtcccctgagttactaagcaaggcaatatcatcagcgaatcgcaagttactaaggtattctccattaactcttatccccacttcttcccaaAGCAAGTccctgaatgcctcctgtaaacacgctgtggatagcattggagagatcgtatctccctgcctgacgcccttctttattggagCCATTAAAGCGTATTCAAACAATATTCATTTGTTCACTGAGGTTCCTTAAATGCAGTGAAAAGGGCTAGGTTACTGCAGATCTGTTATGATAAAGGGTGGCACAAGCTGTATGGTTTATAGTTTAATAGGACCGGTGCCAATTGTTTGAGTGTACTTTCGATAATACAAGAAACTGGAGTACGacctctgcagatggagtgaccaatCATTCGATTCTGTGTAGAGACTTTCTATTGGGCTTTTCCTGAGGGCAGTGGTCGCCAAGTGGATGTCTAACTGGTGTACAGGATTTAGCATCTTTAGGACGCTGCGTGTACCTCATTGGTAAACGACAGCACCGTAGTCCAAAAACGAGCCTATAAGGTTTTTGTGCAAGGCCATGAGGCggttcctgtcactgccccacgATGCGTGTGACAGGATGTTAAAAATATTCATTGTTCTTAGGCATTTACTTTCACTATACCTTGCGTGGGGAATAAAGCCAAGCATTGAGTCTAGTATAATATCTAAGAATTTGCGTTCTACATTGGCAGGTACGCATTCTCCATTGATTTCAATATTGAGCTGTAGGACTAGGCATCTTTGCCTAATCGCAGAGCCCGTGTGACTCTTTGGTGAGGCCTAACTGAGCTTGTCGTTCACAGATGGagaggttacatgatttgaataCTATCTGCACGTCGTCAACATGTGCAGGGTAAGCCCTGTGGAATATAGGCAAGTCAATAATTCACGTTAACAACAAAGaaagtgcaactgagtacgctacCCTGTGGTACTCCTGTTTCTGGTAGTAGTCGTCTAGACAAAGTGTTTCCATTTCTAATGAGGAATGTTCACTTAGAAAGGCAGCTTTCAATTAAGTTAAACATGTTTCCACGAATTCCCATTTCGGAGAGGTTTCTCAATATTCCGTAATACCAAATAGTATCGTATTCCTCTTCCATATCAAAAATACAGGAAGAAAGAATTGCTTGTGAATGAAATGTTTCCCTCGATGCGTACGAGATGGTCGGTCGTCGACCTgccttccctaaaaccacaccAGTGCAGGTCAAGCAGTTCGTTACATTCCAGAAAATGCAGAAGATGGCGATTAGCAATGTTTTCGAAGTGTTTGCACATACATCTTGTGAGGGCTATTGGACGGTAACTTGTTAGTAATGAGGGCACTTTATCCTGTTTCAAAATCGGAATGAAAATGACAGCTACCCGGCAGCCTATACAGCACTGAAAGGTGCGAGTAGCCTCATTTGAGTGTCACTGTGCAAGTGTTTAGGCATGTCGTACatttacattttattttattttatgagTACTGCATTTATGCAGTGATTTTAGGAGGGCGGTACAAGCGTAAATTAATTATGACAAGTTAACAAAAAGTACTAGTAATACAAAGCATAAAGGTTGGGCACACACAAGGTTACACCAAAGAAGTTTCTCCCTCCACATTTATGTAACGGTTTGATTTTGGCTGTCACCCAGAAATTAGGTAGTTCACCGTCGCTTAATGACTTTTTAAATAAAACGTACAGATACTTACACACCCACTCGGCATGTTTTTGATGAAAAGAATTTGGGGTGTTGTCTGACCCCGGTGACTTCTTCATATCCAACTTTAACAGCGTGTTGAAGATGCCTTGTTCTGCGATTATGAGGTCTGTCGTACGGGCAAGGAGACATCAAATAAAGGTAGGTCGCCATCATCTTTAGTAAAAGCAGATTTGAAGTGATCGTTAAATGAATTGGACATTAATTCAAAATCAGTTACGTTTTCGCCGTTAAATTTGAAGTTATTGCAGTACAAGGACTTAGGCGAAATATTTCTCCAATACTTTTCCGGTGATGCTGTAATAAAATTAGGTAAGGACTCCCCCCGCGCGGAGCGCCGGAGTAATTCTTCGTGCAGGAGCAAGCTGTCCTTTAGGGACAGACGAAGTACAAGCAGCGGATTTTGGACTTCCGCTGGATGGCAGGCGGCAATCTGCGTCCAGTTGGGCAGGTGCAGACCGATGGGTCTACAGTACCCGGGAGGGACACGTGTACGAGTCGATAAGGTGGTGCACGTGTGAGGCGATATCTGGGGATCCAGTCACTTTTCGTAGCTCTCAAACGACCTTCGTGTAGCCCGTATATATAAGCAATATATTCGGCAACAAGCAATGTAGCTTAGGAATTACGGCTGATAAACCATCCCGTTTAGCTGCGAGCTCCGCCATTAGGGATGGAAACGGTGCCTCTGTAATGTAGGAGCATGTTTGTTACTCGTCAGCTAGCATGGACCCCACGAAGCTGGTGCGCAAAACGCAGCCATCCATAGCTGCGTCTACGTATATCTCTAGCGAGTCACCTGTTAGGGCGGCCTCCTGTGCCACCTGACGGTTGGACTTTCGCGGGCGAGTCAGCGGTCGGTTGTCGCTGGCGCGTGCCTCGAGCCACGCCGGAATTTTCGGCGAGGAAGTGACACGCTGTGGCAGTGCTCGATTGGAGTAGTGGGCTAAAGACGCCGCAGCAGGTACAGGTCGGTCCACTGTTAGCGGTAACACTCGAGCGCGTGGCTCATGCTCCGCGCAGCGCCGTGCACGGGAATCGACGAAAACCTAGCGCAAGCGCGAAATGGCGCATGGGGCGGTGCACGCcgtgcgtcgtctgctgctgaCCCCTcacgcccccccccaccccccactcaCCCCACCACCCCGCCCCTCTCTGCGCTCCGCCTGCGAGCGGCGTGCGCACCTTTTTGCAAGGCGAACACTCCTCTTGAGCCGGGGTTGCGACGAAAACGATATAAATTAGAAAAGTTCCGTTTGAAGGTACGTCGAAGGCAGGTTTGGAGGCGCTGCTCTTCTGTGCGAAGTCAGATCAGGGTTTCTGAGCACGCGCACTTATAGAACAGTTTCAAATTAAGAACACTGATTCGCAGCGCGCGCAGCAGCAGCCATTGTGCATTTTCTCTCAGAATTCCGGTGTATGCATTCAGCGCGCACCTCGGAAACAGTCTGTATGGCACCAGTCGGTTTCAACCAAGCGCTGGGTTTCAAGTAAATCATAGGAAGCATAAATGAAACGTAGTATAGCAACAGTATAGTCTGTAAAGAGCCTATACTAGAAGACGGCTGAATGATTGGTGCCACAAAAGAAGGGAAACCAAGCGATGAAGTGGATATTTTTACTCCGAGCGATATAGCTTAGGTTGTGAGATCTTTAAAAATACAAACGCGCGAGAAAGTTTTAAAAGACGAGCCTAGGGGCATTTGCCACCGTCCCCTTTTAAAGGACAGCAGTAGCATCACCTTATTTATGATTGTGTGTTGCTTATGTTCTAGTCATGGTCATTTACTCCCCCTCGCCACCCTCTTCCTCTCCTCCCTCAGTTTTCTCGCGGCACCGGAATCGCCTCTTTTCTCGTGCGGTCACGTAGCCGCGCGCCCGCCACAGTGTTCAGCGGCCATGGCTCTCTGTCGCTGACCACAATGTCCCCAATTCGATttccggtcacggcggccgcattcataTGGAGGAAGTATGCAAACAACGCTCGTGTACCTATATATGTGTTCAGGGTAAATAACGCCGGCCTGCTCAAGATTAACCTTGAGCCTGTTACGGAGCTCGCAGTGGCTTCTCATAAACAACAACCACCGAGCTCACGCTGTGcgtgcatgtaatatttattGGCAGCTCGCACCAAGCAAGTTTCACTTCCAGAAGCAGTAGCAGGTTCGCCGCCATTTGTTTCCGCAGTAGCCTCCTCTGCGGCCAATGTTCTGGCAGTGCCAGTTGCAAATCCATGCACTCACGGGGCAGCCAAAGCCTCGTCCTGCGAACAGACAGAGAGAGCATGGACGGGAAAGGTTGGTAGGTCCAAACAAAGTGTTAATATACGGGGCGTCTATGTAGATATTCGAAGATATATATACACATTGCTATGGTAAAGTGGCGCACTTCTACGCTCGTCTTTCAGGCAAAAGCGTAGAAGGAAGCCGTCCAATGGTGCAGCATTTGGCTTGTCGGCACAATGGCTGCCTGCCTCGCGACGGATGGAATGTAGTGACACGTGCTGCATGGCATCGTCTcggcggccgcagtggccgcggTATCGTACAATGCAGGTTTACGCTAAGATCGTTGTCAACTGGAATACAGCAAGACAACGCTGGAATGAGAACGGAAGGCAAAGAAAGCAGCGGAGAAGCGCTGTGTAAGCAGACTTGTGCGAACTTGCAGAATCGCTACCCAATTTCCAGCGTAGCTGTGTCGTTCGAGCAACCGTAAGAAACACATCAGCTGCCTGTAATTATGATATATACGCTATAACGCTGTCCTTGTATGACTCGTTCATTTGAATCTGCGCGCGAAATTCTGCATCGCACGTGAACTTCCATCGTATGCGCTCCGGAGCGGTTCAACGCGCAATTTATTGCACAGGCCGTAATTTGCCTTTTCGGGGCTCTTCGAGCAAATATTCTGTCCCGCCCTATTTCCTCCTCTCATCTCCGGGTTCGCAACTTATCATGCGGTTGCAATATTAACCAAGAGGGAATGTCTATCGTAGTTAAATCTCGCACGAGCAGGAAACTTAAACTTTGCATACACACAGGTGAGAGCGCCTACATAACGCCTCCTAAAACTCTAAAGGCTGTGACGCATCACCAAAGCTTTAAGGACGATGAGCATAAAAGTCAACCAAACATACGTTTTTTTAAACAATAAATAGTGCTGTATTCTCTTCAAATGATTTCATATCATGACAAGCTTATATGCTAACCGTGCATGGAAGGCCTTTCAAAACGGTGCAATACTCATCCATGTGATTCCGCTTATTGGATGTGCAAGCGCAAGTGCTACTTGGTAGTTTTCTTTTAGTTGCTTTTTAATATTTTAAAGTATCTGAAAAACTACCCCTTTGGTAAAAAGTTATAAATATGTTTATTTACATTAACATCCTCATTATTTCACTATACGCCGAAAAGCGCTACGATAATTTTGGTGGGAAACCTTTGGTTAAGTCTACGCTGTCATCGCTTATCACAATGCCCCTTCGCAGTTGTTGGTCTTACTGAAAGCtcccacatatttttttttcacgagtgCTTTGAGAAAATAAAAATTCCCCTGAGCTTTTCAGAAAGGGCCTCCGTGGGCGTACCCAGAACACAAGCAAGTTTTTGAGCAAATTGACTTGGTCTAGTTGCCAAAGAGCACATGTTCTTTTTAGCGTCCAATGTGATAAATGCTGTGTGTGGCGTCATTAGTAACTAAAATGATCAAAGCAATGCCAGAAAAGCAGGCTTTGAAGCTCAGGGTGCCCCAGCTGTGGCGTGCTAGTGCTTGAACATGGTGCTGAGCGGGATGGACAACGACAAAATGTCCAGCGCTGGCTTCCGGGTCTCTGGCAAAAACTGAAGGAAGGCATAAGCACGAGAATGGAATCACTTGGATAGGCAGtcagaacgagcaaaaaatgTTGGATATTAAACCGCGGAagcatcatcatcctcatcagccttGTTACACCCACtactgggcaaaggcctctcccatatttctccaactaccccggtcatgtactatttgtggccatgttgtccctgcaaacttcttaatgtcatccgccaacctaactttctgccgccccctgctacgcttcccttcccttggaatccagtccgtaacccttaatgaccatcggttatcttccctcctcatttcatgtcctgcccatgcccatttctttctaaGATTAAACTTAAAGTTTTTTTGCTGTGTTAACTGCAATTTATCACCCCCTTAGCACTAACACTAATACTTTTCGCGCCACTAGTGAATACGctgtgcaaaataaaataaaccgTTGCACGATGTTTCTGGTTGGCAACTTTGTACTGTACACATTGTTTGGCGTCCCTTATCATccacagggacaacatggccaccattagcacatgaccggggtagttggagaagtatgggagaggcctttgctctgcagtgggggtagccaggaagaagaagatgatgatgatgatgatgatccactGAATGCGATAAGCTCTTAGACATGTCTACACCGTTTGGTGCGAAAATTGTATCTCAGATCTAGTGTTTCTTAGCATAGGCCACATGTTGGTCCCATAGGCACTGTTGTTACTGAGGTATTCTTGAAGGAATGTCTCACCAAGAGGCGGTTTTCATATGATTAGCATTCGTTGGGAACTTCCTCCAGTTTGCGGTTTAGTGTTTAACCTCTTTTGCATGCCCGGTTATCCAAACTGTCTACTAGCTTGGGCAGCTCGGAACGGGTTGACTGCTGTCTCGCCGAGCAGGCAACTTCGGCATTGTGTATCTCATATTGCTGTGCTCACATTTTTGCGGCCAATCCCCCCAAATGGATGCACCAAGGTGACACAAGGGGAACGCAGCTTTTAAGTATGTAAGAGCGACAGGACCGCATTCACAACGGACACCACCGCACCGGACGCGACCGCTTGATACATAGTCATTGCAACGAAGTCTTAGCCCCTATACTTTAAGGATTTGGGAGGAGGGGCGGTTGCTGCGCCGCTTCAACTGGCGTGCACTGATTACAACAAGATATACTGTGACGCGGTATCATTCGGCAATGTGTTTGGCAGCGaggttgtgcttttgtgcgtGTGCTGATGTGCCCATAAGGTTTCGTGATTCACGAATGGCGTGGGACTGTAATAATTATCACAATATTCAGCATAACATATGAAGCATATCCCAGCACCAATTGCACACCAGTCGTTAGAATGATCGCTAATCTCATTAACATCGTCATTCATCTCCAAGGATGGATACGCCGCCATTGTTTTGTGCTCTTAATGCTTGCTGGAAACAAAAGGCCTACCTTGAGGACACCTGTGTATTTCAAACGAGCGGATGACAATTCCATTATTGACGCTCCAGTCTCCTCTTTTGTTTATTGTTTCCTTTTCCAGTAATCACTCTGATGTAGACGTATTACTTAAAACATTTGATGGCATTATGCGCTAATATACTTATATTTTGTCCGGTGAAGCCCGTCAAATGAAAGGACAAACATCCGTGGTACGATGCAGGAAATTACTGAACTttctcggtttctttttttttcagactatAGGGCAAGAGATTTTTCTCTGTAGAATACAAACGGTCAGTTTCCTTTTTAACAATTTCCTCGGTTTATCTCAAAAGGTGCCGTTATTTCAGTTTTGGACTAGCAAGCCGGCACTTCATTTTTATGTTTCTTCTGCTTATTTTATGTTCTAATTCGCTAAGTACTGGTTAGGTGCATGCCATGGCCTATAACCAGTGTGGCACCCATCCAAAAGTAATGCATTCGCTCCTGCACTTACAAACCGCTAAGGTCGCCTGCGGATTGCGTTTGCCATCACTGAAGCAGGAACACGTGACCCCAAACAGCGCAGTTTTCCGCTGCTCAATTTCCAAGCGGCCGCGAAGCAACGAAGCCGCTTTTTCTATCTGAGCCTGCTGCGTCATTACTGTAGCAACGATAGAGTGACAGCATCGATCTCACCGTGCTGCTGCGCAGCCAACACGTGCTGATAAGAACTGCGAGTCCATTTACATGGAGCTTATTCTAGCAGCACTTCGAAAGCTTTTTTCATGTTGCGTCTGTGACGCGAATGTCGCTTGTATCGGGAGTCATACGTGCCCAGATACCCGTTCAAAAATCGCATCATGCGTTCTTGTTCGCTCGCAACATTCGGCCTAAATACAGCGAAAGTTACGTTGCGCTCCCGCATGATATACAGGAGGTAAGAAAATAGGTCTTTCTTGCAATATACAACGCCTACATTGTCTGaggttatctatctatctatctatctatctatctatctatctatctatctatctatctatctatctatctatctatctatctatctatctatctatctatctatctatctatctatctattaggTATGCTGCTAATGTTTCCAACTCGCCAAATTATCTCGAAATGGGCCTTCATTGCAAAGTGAAGCTTTATTTGCCTTCGTTTCTGGAAGCCTACATCCACTTTGATGCCTAGAGGCGCCTTCCCTGCAATCTTAGTCAGAAGTTATTTATCTGCACCTCTACATGACATCCACCGGACGATGCCCGTACGAACTTCAATTACACCTCCAAAGCGAAACTGAAGCAGCTCGCAGCGTAGTCTTTCTATTGCTTTCAAAACATCAAGAATATCCGTGCGACGCTAGCGTCTACGACACTTTTGCTGcgatttttgtttctttgtttttctgtttagCAGATCTAACTATTTTTAATGCAAGTAATATAAATTAAATGCCTCAAAGAACAACATCTGCTGGTTGACTATTATTCACAACATCAACAAATCAAATAACCAACAGTACGCTTTTTTGAAACTGCGCGATTTACCCTCACCAGCATTAGTGTGGTACTCACAACTCCGTTTATATTATTCATGTGCCTGCGACCACAGTTCATAACTTGCGTGACCATGACAAGTGCACACGCTTGACCAAAGTGACACTCTATCTTGGCTAGTTAGCATGCTGATATTTGCACGTGCACGCGCATTCACAAACCATACATCACGTGATTCAGTTGCTGCGATTGGGCTTCAAGCGCCACCTACTAAAAGAAATCCACGCAAACAATCCAAGGTTGGGACACGCACTGGGTACGTACGATCTGCACTCGGGGCTGTTCACGTAACCGAATTCCACACTCTCGTTAAATGAACTGAGATTCCATAAGCGCACAGAAAGAAAGCTCATAGAGGAAACTAAAAGCTTGAAACGTACCCTATAGGTTCTATCATGTGCAAAAATGAAGCATCGAAAGCTGCTTCTGATGCAGGCTGGAAATGTCTAATGTGCGTTACAACTTAAATGACTTGTCTATGCGGTACGTGTTACTGCCATTCTAACGCTTGTGAGCCTCTAGCGTGCGCTGTTTTATAGGCGTAACTTTAAATAAGTGTTTTCGGTTAAAGTTACCGGGCACTATTCTTCGAGCTGTCTTTGTTTCAGGCACACCGTTACGTTCTCTGCGTGTAAGTGTGTGCGCGTCAGCGTGCGCGCGGATCCTTAGACTATGGCAACAGCCTCCACGCACTGCGCAGCTCCAGCAGTCTCACAACGTCCGTTCTGATGCGTAAACTGAGCATCGACCAAAAGCGTACAGAGAAAGGCGTCTCGTGCGCTGCATACTTACGGACCCTGTGGTGCGCCTTTTCACTTTGCTCCTCGGTAGCAGACACGGAAGCCAGGATTGCTGCGTGAACACCATATGGAAACACTCAGAAACCACCACGTAACGGCTCAACTTCGCAGCTCTGCATACAGCACCAGTCTTAACAAGTGCGTGAGGCTGCATTCTGTACGAAAACCCCCgtggtatgcttttttttttcctctttcgtgGTGTAACGAACGGCGCGACATCTCTGCTGAGCGACGGGCATCTTCACTATGCACTCGAAAACTGCGCGACAAGAAAGACAATGCTGGCGCATTGTGCGACATTCTATTCCTCAAACCCAGTTCCGTGGATGTTGTTTACCAAATTacaaataaatatatacagtagCATCCCCGAGAGATGTCGATCCATAAATGTAAAACACGCGACTATTCGCCCGGCAACATCCTAAGATCCTGGGCTAGTAGTCTCACAATCAAACGAACACA comes from the Dermacentor variabilis isolate Ectoservices chromosome 2, ASM5094787v1, whole genome shotgun sequence genome and includes:
- the LOC142572971 gene encoding defensin-like, yielding MRILSAVFLLAVLTAILASVSATEEQSEKAHHRVRRGFGCPVSAWICNWHCQNIGRRGGYCGNKWRRTCYCFWK